A single window of Oxyura jamaicensis isolate SHBP4307 breed ruddy duck unplaced genomic scaffold, BPBGC_Ojam_1.0 oxyUn_random_OJ71090, whole genome shotgun sequence DNA harbors:
- the LOC118159578 gene encoding scale keratin-like: MSCSMESYRPYGVTCPQPIAESYNEPCVQQCPPSRAVIIPPPAVVTVPGPVLSSFPQESIVGSSGPATLGGSFSSRSSLGYGGPFGFGGSRGFGGSFGLGGFQGYGGSLGLGGYGNSLGYRGSFGLGGYGGSLGYGSSFGLGGYGGSLGYGSCLGYGDDLSYGGSLGYGGLYGSSGSGNFGRSYSSGLSSCGMGYCLPGTRWRRSRRGSCGSF; this comes from the coding sequence ATGTCTTGCTCCATGGAGTCCTACAGACCCTACGGGGTGACCTGCCCTCAGCCAATTGCCGAGAGCTACAATGAGCCATGCGTGCAGCAGTGTCCCCCCTCCAGAGCTGTGATCATTCCTCCACCAGCAGTGGTGACAGTCCCAggccctgtgctcagctccttTCCTCAGGAGAGCATTGTGGGATCCTCGGGCCCAGCCACTCTGGGGGGCTCCTTCAGCTCCCGAAGCTCCCTGGGCTATGGCGGCCCTTTTGGTTTTGGAGGGTCCCGAGGCTTTGGGGGCTCCTTTGGCCTGGGGGGTTTCCAGGGCTATGGGGGCTCTCTGGGCTTGGGGGGCTATGGCAACTCCCTGGGCTATAGGGGCTCCTTTGGCCTGGGGGGCTATGGTGGGTCCCTGGGCTACGGGAGCTCCTTTGGCCTGGGGGGCTACGGTGGGTCCCTGGGCTATGGGAGCTGCCTAGGTTATGGGGACGACTTGAGCTACGGGGGCTCCCTGGGCTATGGGGGCCTGTATGGCTCTAGTGGCTCTGGCAATTTTGGCAGGTCCTACAGCTCTGGCCTCTCCTCCTGTGGCATGGGCTATTGCCTCCCTGGTACCAGGTGGAGAAGGTCCCGCCGCGGGAGCTGTGGGTCTTTCTAA